TGATGTGAACTGCTAAGATTTCATATAAATTTCCGAAAGAAATTATCGGGATGGTTTCTAGACCTAATCCTGGGTACGAAAAAAAGTACATTGATGTCTACTATAAGTATATGTACCAaatattgagtgcataaatcaCAATACTTTTCAGAACGTCGACGTTTCTGTGTTATAAATTcttcatttgaatattttgagatactggattttcgatttccgtgagctgtaagccgtaaccgtcaagattaaaacaaaaaaaaaggcttgaaatatttttcactttaagtgtaacgaatctagaatatatgaatgttccactttttgaattaaattacgaaaataaaatgaacttttgcacgatattctaatttttttagGTTGCACCTGTATACTAATGAataatttgaaatgaaatgaaatgaaacatttcctGGAGCAAAGTCTCCGCAGTGGGCGGGGCTGCAGGGCCGGAGTTCTTCACACCCTCATCTGaaccaaaaatattaaaacatgatTCATGCCGATATTGTTTTACTATTTGCACCATCTAATTGTGTGCAGGGAACatctttattgttttgttaCACATTTTACAGACTATATGATGTcggtgggttgtttttttttggttttttttgcttgtttgtttgtttttgttttgttttacacgTGACTTACACGTGAGGTTTAAATCCTTGCTTACCAAGTTGGAGCACAGCAACAGCTGTACTTTTTCCTCCACTTTCTGTCTTATCTGTAAGCAATCCAAATTAAGCTGCTTTATTTAGACctcagaaaatattttaaaagcctAAACTAGAATTGCAATGCGAAACTCTCCGAGATAAAGAGGCGCTACATGGATATTATTAAAAGTGTAAACAAAGCGAAAAgaacaataattaaaatatagtCAAGAATATTAAAgcatctgagtaaacacaaaacgcTTGTTCAAGGACAATTCTCATGAGGGAAAGTTTTTGCCATGGCTACTGCCAAATTACCAAATGGTTTGAAACTGGAATGTAAAATGTCTCACTTAAATATTTACACCTTTGATATCATGACACTAACTGGGGTCACGTATATATTTATACCTAGTCTTTGGCTTTGACTTCATACTTAAGCATCTCTAAATACACTGTTCAACATAGTGTGAGGTAAATTTGCATTATAAATATCTTAAAACCATACGAATAGTCAGAGGTAATTCTATATTTCGATTGGCTCAATGTCATTGTGTGATGTCAGAGTACGTTTGGCAGTATGAAATGTCAGTACATGTTAGGACATCATTATAAGTACTGTCAGGGATATATTTTGCCTGCTcgtgaaatattattattattattattattattaggacaGGGACACTGACTGGAGTTGGATGTTGTCATTTAAATGATCCTTACCAGGCATGGAGCTGCAATTTTGGTCCTCTGAAAGTGCAGCCATCCCTGGAAGCTCTATCTGCTGAACATCAAGCAAGCAGTAATGTGATACACTGTGGTGTCGTGTAGGTAGTATATGAATCAACATCGTAATACTTAAACACTTGTTATACCTGGTCCTGAGTGCTGGGAGTGAATATCTGCTCCTGGTGGTACACGTGGGAGGATGGGTTAGGGTGTGGCGGGTCACCAGCTTCAACGCACGGTCCAGAGCAGGAAAAAGAGTCCCAGCTGGGGTAATACGGCTGTGGCAGGAGGAGAAGAAACAAGCAGGGTTTGAGTTATGTTTAAGAGACCTAACTAGGATAATCAGTTAACTTCCTCTGTAGAACGCTTTAATGTAGAGATGTAATACTGTATAGTAATACAGCGTGAGAGAAAAGACATCAATGATTCTGTTATTAAATGCAAATTCAAGATTCATATAAAAACATCATTTCTGAACGTAAACAGTCCTACAATTAGAATGAAAACGGTCTTATACCTGGGCAGGCAGGCTGTAGTACGCCTGGTCCTGAGTGCTGGGGGTCAAGTCCTGTTCCTGGTGGCACACGTGGGGCGCAGAGACAACGTGTTGGACATCACCATCCTCAATGCACGGTCCAGAGTTGGACGAATCCCAGCTTGCGTAATACGGCTGTGGAAGGAAGGGAAGAAATAAATAGGGTTTGGGTTACGCTTTAAAGACCTAAGTAAACAATCAATTATATCAGTCTGTAGAACTCTTTAATGTAGGGATGTAATACAGGGTGAGAGAAAAGACATAATTTATTCTGTTATTAAATGCAAATTCAAGATTGGCATAAAACATCATTTCTGAACATAATCAGTCCTACAATTAGAATAAAAACGGTCTTATACATGTACCTGGGCAGGCAGGCTGTAATACACTTGGCCCTGAGTGCTGGGGGTGAACTGCTGTTCCTGGTGGTACACGTGGGGGGCAGGGACAAGGTTCTGGACATCACCATCCTCAAACCACGGTTCAGAGCTCGACGAATCCCAACTTGCGCAATACGGCTGTGGCAGGAGGGGAAGAAACAAGCAGGGTTTGGGTTAGGCTTTAGAGAACTGAACATGACATTCAATTAACTTCCTCTGCAGATGTAATGCACCATGAGAGAAAAGACATAAATGATTCTgttataaaaatgcaaattgaAGATTCATATGAAAACATAATTTCTGAACTTAAACAGTCCTACAATTAGAATAAAAACGGTCTTATACCTGGGCAGGCAGGCTGTAGTACACCTGGCCCAGTGTGCTGGGGGAAAAGTCCTGTTCCTGGTTGTACACATGGGGGGCAGGGACAAGGTGCTGGACGTCACCATCCTCAACCAACGGTTCAGAGCTTGACGAATCCCAACTTGCATAATACGGCTGTGGCAGGAGGAGAAGAAACAAGCAGGGTTTGGGTAAATCTTTAGAGACCTGAACACGACATTCAATTAACTCCCTCTGTAGAACTCTTTAATGTAGAGATGTAATACTGTATAGTAATACAGCATGAGAGTAAAGACATAAATGATTCTGTTATTAAATGCAAATTGAAGAttcatataaaaacataatttcTGAACATAAACAGTCCTACAATTAGAATAAAAACAGTCTTATACCTGGGCAGGCAGGCTGTAGTACGCCTGGTCCTGAGTGCTGGGGGTCAAGTCCTGTTCCTGGTGGTACACGTGGGGTACGGAGAGAACGTGTTGGACATCACCATCCTCAGCCCACGGTTCAGAGTTGGTCGAATCCCAGCTTGCGTAATACGGCTGTTGCAGGAGGAGAAAAGA
This is a stretch of genomic DNA from Ictalurus punctatus breed USDA103 chromosome 13, Coco_2.0, whole genome shotgun sequence. It encodes these proteins:
- the LOC108273920 gene encoding uncharacterized protein LOC108273920 isoform X1, with the protein product MPHYTSWDSSDSGPWVEAGDFQHFVPDPHVYPQKQDFTPITQCQACYGLPAQPYYASWDSTNSEPWAEDGDVQHVLSVPHVYHQEQDLTPSTQDQAYYSLPAQPYYASWDSSSSEPLVEDGDVQHLVPAPHVYNQEQDFSPSTLGQVYYSLPAQPYCASWDSSSSEPWFEDGDVQNLVPAPHVYHQEQQFTPSTQGQVYYSLPAQPYYASWDSSNSGPCIEDGDVQHVVSAPHVCHQEQDLTPSTQDQAYYSLPAQPYYPSWDSFSCSGPCVEAGDPPHPNPSSHVYHQEQIFTPSTQDQQIELPGMAALSEDQNCSSMPEYLGTK
- the LOC108273920 gene encoding uncharacterized protein LOC108273920 isoform X2; this encodes MPHYTSWDSSDSGPWVEAGDFQHFVPDPHVYPQKQDFTPITQCQACYGLPAQPYYASWDSTNSEPWAEDGDVQHVLSVPHVYHQEQDLTPSTQDQAYYSLPAQPYYASWDSSSSEPLVEDGDVQHLVPAPHVYNQEQDFSPSTLGQVYYSLPAQPYCASWDSSSSEPWFEDGDVQNLVPAPHVYHQEQQFTPSTQGQVYYSLPAQPYYPSWDSFSCSGPCVEAGDPPHPNPSSHVYHQEQIFTPSTQDQQIELPGMAALSEDQNCSSMPEYLGTK